The Arachis ipaensis cultivar K30076 chromosome B03, Araip1.1, whole genome shotgun sequence region TGCTGGATTTTTTGATTCATCATTTCTGAGCAAAAGTGAGTCCATGCTGCAGTTTAAGAGGGGAATGGAGGAAGCCAGTAAGTTTCTTCCTAAGGGGAATCCGCTGGTTATTGACTTGGAGAATAGCACCTTTAACCCTTCTTTCCAAAAGGCTCCTCAGCATGTGGACATTAAGGAGGAGAGAGATGAAAGGGAGTATTTTTCTGGTGAGTCAAAAGGGAGAAAGAATCACGAGCGGGAAGATCAAGTGGAATTACAAGATGGGAGGAGCAACAAACAGTCTGCGATTTACAGGGAAGACAGTGAGCTATCAgaattgtttgataaaatactgCTCGGCACAGGGTGTGGAAAAGAGGCACCTCCCAGATGCATTTGTGACGAAGACAAACCTAATGGGCAAGACAAGAATGTGCAGCAGAAGGAAGAAACAAACAAGTTTAGCAGTGGAAAGAATCGTGTTAAGAAACAAGGTAATAAGAAGGGAGTTGTTGATCTGAGGACCCTATTGGTTCTGTGCGCACAAGCTGTTTCATCTGATGATCATTCAACTGCTACTGAGTTATTGAAGCAGATTAGACAGCACTCTTCACGTCTAGGTGATGGGTCTCAGAGGCTGGCACATTGTTTTGCAAATGCCCTTGAAGCACGCTTGGCCGGCTCTGGCACCCAGCTATACACTTCTCTGACCTCCAAAAGAAAATCTGCTGCAGATATGGTGAAAGCATATCAAATGTTTATATCAGCCTGCCCATTCAAGAAGCTTGCTATCATTTTTGCTAACCATACAATTCTGAACCTAGCCAAGCCCAAGGAAGTGGAAACTCTTCATATTGTTGATTTTGGTATCCGTTACGGCTTCCAGTGGCCTGCCCTTATTTTTCGTCTATCAAATAGACATGGTGGTCCTCCCAAGCTGCGCATAACAGGGATCGAGCTTCCACAACCAGGTTTCAGGCCAGCAGAGAGAGTCCAGGAGACAGGGCGTCGCCTAGCTAAGTATTGTGAACGCTTTAATGTTCCTTTTGAGTTCAATGCTATTGCACAGAAATGGGAAACCATCAAAATTGAGGACCTTAAGATAAAGGAAAATGAACTTCTTGCAGTGAATTGTATGGTTCGGTTTAAGAATCTACTTGATGAGACTGTTGTGTTGAATAGTCCCAGGGATGCTGTCTTGAAATTAATTAGGAAGGCCAATCCTAATATATTTATACACGCTACTGTCAATGGGAACTACAATGCCCCATTCTTTGTGACACGGTTCCGGGAGGCTCTTTTTCATTACTCTACATTGTTTGATGTGCTTGACACCAATGTTGATCGCGAAGATCCAATGAGGTTGATGTTTGAGGAGGAGTTCTTTGGCAGGGAGGTAGTGAATATTATAGCTTGTGAGGGTTCTGAGAGGGTTGAGCGACCCGAAACATACAAGCAATGGCAGGTTCGGAATACAAGGGCAGGGTTTAGGCAACTCCCCTTGGATGACCACCTCATTCACAAACTAAGATGTAAACTGAAAGATGTGTACCATGGTGATTTCATGCTTGATGTGGATGGCAACTACATGCTTCAAGGTTGGAAGGGCCGAATCATTTATGCTTCCTCTTGTTGGGTACCAGCATAGGTGTGAACATTTGACAATGTTCTCCATAGTTAGGAGTAGTACTTGAAGAGTTTGTTGGAGTCATTGTCATTTTAGGATTCtggtaaaatctaacatggagatATCATAAAGTTTACATGGTTGTAGGAGACATTGTCAAATGGTGTAGCATAGTTTCAGTAATAAGAATACCTTGCACTTGGCTGTGTGTATAAGTATAATACAATTAATATTAATGCTACCTGAATGACTTATAAATATGCATATTCGTTGTGAATTTTCTGAGCTAACAAGATATTAATGTAGAAAGCATTCTGAATTGTTGGATGATTTACAGCTTCCTGAAAATGTAGAAATCATTCTGAACAGGATTGCTCAGTAACATGATGAATTATTATGGTTGGCTCTGATTGTAGGAACTAGGATGGGATGTCTTAGCTGAAATAAGATTAATGATTTTCTGATTTGGTGTGACTTAAGGCTCTGTATTATGATAATAGAGGTACAACACACGACGTgagaactttttctttttaatatttttaatattgtatttttAGGGGTGAAATCCTTTAAGATGAACCAAACTGGGTGTTAAACATTACTATGGTTATATACAAAATGTCACTGATGTTttgtgtttctttcattaaaataatattttttattacaaaacgtAAGAACTGACGTTTTGTTCTttcatgattaaaaaaaaatttttattgcaAAACGTCAGTGACGTTTTGTACTACTACCACAACTgtgtaaaatattaaaataatcaaatatttttgtattttatattaaaattatttatatataaaaattttagccaTTCTAGACCAATTTTAACCgtgttcttttttattattattattattattatgttgtaAACAAAATAAATAGACTAATTTCATGTTTAAAGTGAGGACATCAATATTTATGTAACTCTTTAATTATTGGTTATATTCTTAGGGACcaaataattaattaacaaataaGAGCTAGACAGATAATGAAAGAGTAACAGTAGTTAAGTTTACTTCAAATAAATCTAAACAATAATGGAGTCAAGATGGTTCTCATTTCTTTACTAACACAACTTATTTGTCAAAACAAatagtaaaataataataacaatatattCAACCATTAATAATAAACTCACAATTAAACAGCAAGCAAGTGCCTTTGAAAATTATT contains the following coding sequences:
- the LOC107629091 gene encoding scarecrow-like protein 14, which gives rise to MPLKMDPNFNSSFLNGFRFRQVPTIPNVEEQCPDPVNGLETMNFGFMNDPFLLPPDQNNAQNPTSSVSTITTADEDSPLDDTDFSATVLRYINQMLMEEDMEEKPCMFHDPLALQAAEKSLYDAIGGTYPHLPPHPLPPSIQHQAQNYHNVESPDDSLSSNFSSYSSSLSTISTSNLVESHWSNFDPSEPGTQSSTNNRNSFTTANNGGGLLGSSGAGFFDSSFLSKSESMLQFKRGMEEASKFLPKGNPLVIDLENSTFNPSFQKAPQHVDIKEERDEREYFSGESKGRKNHEREDQVELQDGRSNKQSAIYREDSELSELFDKILLGTGCGKEAPPRCICDEDKPNGQDKNVQQKEETNKFSSGKNRVKKQGNKKGVVDLRTLLVLCAQAVSSDDHSTATELLKQIRQHSSRLGDGSQRLAHCFANALEARLAGSGTQLYTSLTSKRKSAADMVKAYQMFISACPFKKLAIIFANHTILNLAKPKEVETLHIVDFGIRYGFQWPALIFRLSNRHGGPPKLRITGIELPQPGFRPAERVQETGRRLAKYCERFNVPFEFNAIAQKWETIKIEDLKIKENELLAVNCMVRFKNLLDETVVLNSPRDAVLKLIRKANPNIFIHATVNGNYNAPFFVTRFREALFHYSTLFDVLDTNVDREDPMRLMFEEEFFGREVVNIIACEGSERVERPETYKQWQVRNTRAGFRQLPLDDHLIHKLRCKLKDVYHGDFMLDVDGNYMLQGWKGRIIYASSCWVPA